The following proteins are encoded in a genomic region of Sesamum indicum cultivar Zhongzhi No. 13 linkage group LG8, S_indicum_v1.0, whole genome shotgun sequence:
- the LOC105169461 gene encoding agamous-like MADS-box protein AGL62, whose product MARKSSRGRQKIEMTRMSKESNLLVTFSKRRSGLFKKASELCILCGAEIAIVVFSPGKKVFSFGHPSVESVVERYLAPSTPPVAAAPPVTTTAVQLVEAHRSASVRELNVQLHDVLGRLDAERRRGVELSRLRKEGPSGGRWWEAPIKDLSMEELVQLKEAMEDLSKNVSQQAENLMVVEAAAMAAVEPSPFSPPPGFGGGDGSSVVEDRVPGDGLGQLSVTPQGFTLEFDRSFF is encoded by the coding sequence ATGGCGAGAAAGAGTAGCAGAGGCCGCCAGAAGATCGAGATGACGAGAATGTCGAAAGAAAGCAATCTGCTCGTCACCTTCTCCAAGCGTCGCTCTGGTCTTTTCAAGAAAGCCAGCGAGCTTTGCATCCTCTGCGGCGCTGAGATCGCCATTGTTGTCTTCTCGCCAGGAAAAAAGGTCTTTTCCTTTGGCCACCCTAGCGTCGAATCGGTTGTTGAACGCTACCTGGCGCCATCGACGCCTCCGGTTGCTGCTGCGCCGCCTGTCACGACCACCGCGGTGCAACTCGTGGAGGCCCATCGGAGTGCCAGCGTGCGGGAACTCAACGTGCAGCTGCACGACGTGCTCGGCCGGCTGGATGCGGAGAGAAGGCGAGGCGTGGAGCTCAGCCGGTTGAGGAAGGAGGGCCCAAGCGGAGGGAGGTGGTGGGAGGCTCCGATTAAGGATCTGAGTATGGAAGAGCTGGTTCAACTGAAGGAAGCGATGGAGGATTTGAGTAAGAACGTTTCCCAGCAGGCGGAGAATCTGATGGTCGTGGAGGCGGCAGCAATGGCAGCGGTGGAGCCGAGTCCTTTCTCACCACCACCGGGCTTTGGAGGAGGTGATGGCAGCTCAGTCGTGGAGGATAGGGTTCCGGGGGATGGACTTGGACAACTTTCTGTGACTCCGCAGGGATTCACACTTGAATTTGACCgctcttttttttaa